In one Gossypium hirsutum isolate 1008001.06 chromosome D09, Gossypium_hirsutum_v2.1, whole genome shotgun sequence genomic region, the following are encoded:
- the LOC107892488 gene encoding uncharacterized protein, with protein MNVEIYSRRLETFQVTETISHRPGIPTRSYGVDLWNRRCVCRRFEIVHYSCAHVVAVCAKVNLDVEQYVDDVYTLEHTLCVWENEFPVLPDLSTWEVPPTNFELLSDRGLRRNPRGRPQSSRIRNEKDIREKSDGKRCGICRLSGHSRNKCPNRNFHVGHSSGSGRN; from the coding sequence atgaatgtagaaatatattcacgacgACTGGAAACGTTTCAAGTTACTGAGACCATCAGTCATCGACCTGGTATACCAActaggtcctacggagttgatctctGGAACAGACGGTGCGTGTGCAGGAGGTTCGAAATAGTTCATTATTCCTGTGCGCATGTCGTGGCAGTGTGTGCTAAAGTCAACCTTGATGTTGAACAAtatgtcgatgatgtgtacacgcTGGAGCACACATTGTGTGTCTGGGAGAATGAGTTCCCAGTCTTGCCTGACCTATCTACGTGGGAGGTGCCGCCGACGAATTTTGAGCTTCTCTCAGACAGAGGGCTACGCAGGAATCCTAGGGGTCGTCCGCAGTCAAGCAGAATCCGTAATGAGaaggacattagggagaaatctgacGGAAAGCGTTGTGGAATATGCAGGTTAAGTGGTCATAGTCGAAATAAATGCCCTAACCGAAACTTTCATGTTGGACATTCGTCCGGATCGGGTCGGAATTGA